In Kryptolebias marmoratus isolate JLee-2015 linkage group LG4, ASM164957v2, whole genome shotgun sequence, the following proteins share a genomic window:
- the rassf5 gene encoding ras association domain-containing protein 5 isoform X2: MTVSTALTPSMTSSNSMSSGYCSLDDESEDFTFFTAKTSFFRKPKHAAKQNEPREEEEGATKHLSEKEVRAKIEEYNTQVAENGMKLATDGSFTGFIKVHLRLSRPVTVPAMKAPSSEDGRNLPEDQDETDCGYGEKRTSFYLPSDCVKQLHISSLTTTREVIQGLLKKFMVLDNPRKFALYRQTHRDGQDLFQKLPLSERPLLLRLIVGPDAELLTFVLKENETGEVEWHAFSVPELQNFLVILEKEEAERIRAVQQKYTVYKTKLQLALQQHDP; the protein is encoded by the exons ATGACCGTCAGTACGGCGCTGACCCCCTCCATGACCAGCAGTAACAGCATGAGCAGCGGGTACTGCAGCCTGGATGACGAGAGCGAGGACTTCACTTTCTTCACCGCCAAGACCTCGTTCTTCCGCAAACCCAAGCATGCAGCGAAG CAAAATGAGcccagggaggaggaggagggggcgaCTAAACACCTGTCAGAGAAAGAGGTGCGGGCTAAGATAGAAGAATATAACACTCAGGTGGCTGAAAACGGCATGAAACTG GCCACAGATGGATCTTTCACCGGCTTCATCAAGGTCCACCTGCGGCTCAGCCGACCCGTCACGGTGCCTGCCATGAAGGCGCCGAGCTCGGAGGACGGCCGCAACCTGCCCGAGGACCAGGACGAAACGGACTGCGGGTACGGCGAGAAGAGGACGTCCTTCTACCTGCCGAGCGACTGCGTGAAGCAGCTGCACATCAGCTCCCTGACCACCACCCGGGAGGTCATTCAGGGCCTGCTGAAGAAGTTCATGGTGTTGGACAACCCCCGCAAGTTCGCGCTGTACCGTCAGACGCACCGCGACGGGCAGG ACTTGTTCCAGAAGCTTCCTCTGTCGGAGCGCCCTCTGCTGCTCAGGCTGATCGTGGGACCCGACGCGGAGCTGCTCACCTTCGTCCTGAAGGAGAACGAGACGGGCGAGGTGGAG TGGCACGCCTTCTCCGTCCCCGAGCTGCAGAACTTCCTGGTCATCCTGGAGAAGGAGGAGGCGGAGCGCATCCGGGCGGTGCAGCAGAAGTACACCGTTTACAAAACGAAGCTCCAGCTGGCCCTGCAGCAACATGACCCCTGA